A part of Oncorhynchus kisutch isolate 150728-3 linkage group LG2, Okis_V2, whole genome shotgun sequence genomic DNA contains:
- the LOC116356653 gene encoding melanoregulin has translation MGALYSCCWRSYCNLDENLDEKNAILRYETSKMQSIRIQTSSRTQTSRACMSSHSDPSPGQEGLSWRTEEEWIPWSSPRTSIGDAESDGELQAFITMRNETDTYTEEWEKLNYDIHSLRYAKREISSRWKKILTQLGYQREVDSLLTVNRQLLQTTLSESDNLNRARQLLQTTLDHSSLFPRGVASTDRYLFVMDRLVSLDSAEDFIRLAKEKYPKRESCE, from the exons ATGGGGGCGTTGTATAGTTGTTGTTGGCGGAGTTACTGCAATCTTGATGAGAACCTAGATGAGAAGAACGCTATTTTACG ATATGAGACTTCCAAAATGCAGAGCATCAGGATTCAGACCTCCTCCAGGACTCAGACCTCCAGAGCCTGCATGTCCAGCCACAGTGACCCAAGCCCGGGTCAGGAGGGCCTGtcttggaggacagaggaggagtggaTCCCCTGGAGCAGCCCCAGGACCTCCATTGGAGATGCAGAGTCGGACGGAGAGCTCCAAGCCTTTATCACGATGAGGAACGAGACAGATACGTACAcagag GAGTGGGAGAAGCTCAACTATGACATCCATAGTCTGAGGTACGCCAAACGAGAGATCAGCAGCCGATGGAAGAAGATTCTAACACAGCTAG GCTACCAGCGTGAGGTTGACTCTCTCCTGACGGTGAACAGACAGCTGTTACAGACAACACTGAGTGAATCGGATAACCTGAACAGAGCCAGGCAACTGTTACAGACCACTCTGGACCACTCTAGTTTGTTCCCACGAGGAGTGGCTAGCACAGACAGATACCTCTTTGTTATG GATCGCTTGGTGTCTCTGGACAGTGCAGAGGATTTCATCAGACTGGCGAAGGAGAAATACCCAAAGAGAGAGAGttgtgaatga